Genomic window (Bacteroidia bacterium):
CAGCGCAACCCTTGATGATGGCTCTTGTCAGTATGCTGTTTATGGTTGCACTGACCCTAATGCATTGAATTACAACCCTTCTGCCACCAATGACGACGGCACTTGCCAATACCCGATTTATGGCTGTACCGATCCTTCTGCCCTAAATTACAACCCAAGCGCTACCTTCGACGATGGCTCCTGCCAATACGGTGGAGGAATCTGGGGATGTACCGACCCCTCCGCTCTTAATTACAACCCTGCTGCTACCTACGACGATGGTTCTTGCCAATACCCACTCTACGGCTGCACCGATGCCTCCGCTCTTAACTACAATCCCAGTGCAAACGTAGATGATGGGTCTTGCCAATATCCAATTTACGGCTGCATGGACCCTATTGCCATCAATTACAATCCTAGCGCCACTAACGACGATGGCTCCTGCCAATATGGTGGAGGAACTTTTGGTTGTACCGATCCGACTGCTATTAACTACAACTCCTCGGCCAATTACGACGATGGTTCTTGTATTTATGCCATTTACGGCTGCACCGATCCTTCTGCTATCAATTATTACCCTGATGCCAATGTAGACGATGGTTCCTGCCAATATGGAATTCCGGGTTGTATGGACCCATTTGCCATCAATTATGACCCGAATGCCAGCTACGACGATGGTTCTTGTATTTATGGACCAATTCCGGGTTGCATGGATGTGAATGCCATTAATTACAATCCCAGCGCTAACCTAAGCGACAATTCCTGCATTTATACAGTTGATTGTAACGGCGATTCCCTGGGTACGGCATACCTGGATGATTGCCAAATTTGTGTTGGCGGAAATACCGGTCAATTGCCTTGTATTCCAATCGGCATGCCCAATCACCCCTTCCGTAAGGCAGTTCTGGAAATTTATCCCAACCCTTCTAATGGTTTAGTATGGGTTCAATGGCCACAAATGGAAGCCGGAAATGTGGAAATTCGCTTGCTTGACCTGGTTGGCAAAGAAGTACTTCAACTAAACAAAGAAGTAAAAAAAGGCTTGCCCCTTCAGTTGGACCTAAGTCTTGAAAATGGAATTTATCAAGTACAAATATTTATT
Coding sequences:
- a CDS encoding T9SS type A sorting domain-containing protein translates to MMIPFRTLFTILIGLLLVTQSFAQGICNDPTAINFMQPGPCIYANPIAGCTDPSALNFNPAATIDDGSCVYSGTPGCTDPAALNYNPSATLDDGSCQYAVYGCTDPNALNYNPSATNDDGTCQYPIYGCTDPSALNYNPSATFDDGSCQYGGGIWGCTDPSALNYNPAATYDDGSCQYPLYGCTDASALNYNPSANVDDGSCQYPIYGCMDPIAINYNPSATNDDGSCQYGGGTFGCTDPTAINYNSSANYDDGSCIYAIYGCTDPSAINYYPDANVDDGSCQYGIPGCMDPFAINYDPNASYDDGSCIYGPIPGCMDVNAINYNPSANLSDNSCIYTVDCNGDSLGTAYLDDCQICVGGNTGQLPCIPIGMPNHPFRKAVLEIYPNPSNGLVWVQWPQMEAGNVEIRLLDLVGKEVLQLNKEVKKGLPLQLDLSLENGIYQVQIFIQNNHQKLLYLGKAVLKK